In a genomic window of Rhizophagus irregularis chromosome 11, complete sequence:
- a CDS encoding uncharacterized protein (SECRETED:cutsite_TDA-YI; SECRETED:prob_0.8273); SECRETED:SignalP(1-26) produces the protein MKLQSLYLPIAIFICACITFVSVTDAYIVAIFGDLAGGTNCRIWITDQNNNRIGGNGYHRCDAGVAKNITFSDTNNYGVHAQVQFSAKNPKTLGPFNGNTCFIIEGDVFNWSFTQGAC, from the exons ATGAAACTTCAAAGCCTTTACCTTCCTATTGCCATCTTCATCTGTGCCTGTATAACATTTGTTTCGGTCACTGATG CATATATTGTCGCGATATTTGGTGACTTGGCGGGAGGTACTAATTGTAGAATTTGGATAAcagatcaaaataataatcgcATAGGTGGCAATGGTTACCACAGGTGTGATGCCGGTGTAGCTAAAAACATTACTTTCTctgatacaaataattatgGAGTTCATGCACAAGTACAATTTAGTGCCAAAAACCCGAAAACCCTAGGTCCTTTTAATGGAAATACCTGTTTTATTATAGAGGGTGATGTTTTTAATTGGTCGTTTACTCAAGGAGcctgttaa